A portion of the Candidatus Microthrix parvicella Bio17-1 genome contains these proteins:
- a CDS encoding phosphatase PAP2 family protein, which yields MSGTSITIDERVELCGGLPTVSWRTWVVARALVLVVAGVLGVAVLYLVAVRTGIGQRLDDAVVSGRAEQRSWFRWSVVARLTRRSGLALLAGAALAFGWALSRRRFAQAAAAAMVIGGSFATSEMLKKAVLDRPSLDTTYPFNSYPSGHATVAVAVAVGLILVAPQLWRGTVALVVGAPATMVANGTLAIGWHRPSDAIGASLVVLAWSAATFAVLTLLGGASRAGPGRARRVSFGFWVLGAVTLIAALPGLWELGGLLRRLSNPERLATGELKHLYNTADLLVLASVTGVIALVLVMLHGVSLHRAGGPRRSAPARSTAHVRWAGSRAKRERVIVRPRTVAIISPSGENHAAGLHRRARGASLRTAGLLRPHPHRRGS from the coding sequence GTGAGCGGGACGAGCATCACTATCGATGAGCGGGTCGAACTCTGCGGCGGCCTCCCAACGGTGTCGTGGCGTACCTGGGTCGTGGCGCGTGCGCTTGTCCTGGTGGTTGCGGGCGTCCTTGGCGTGGCGGTGCTGTATCTGGTCGCCGTTCGCACGGGCATCGGCCAGCGGCTGGACGATGCGGTGGTCAGCGGCCGTGCGGAGCAGCGGAGTTGGTTTCGTTGGTCGGTTGTGGCACGCCTGACGCGTCGGAGTGGCCTGGCGCTGTTGGCTGGGGCCGCGCTGGCCTTCGGATGGGCGTTGTCGCGGCGACGTTTTGCTCAGGCGGCCGCCGCAGCGATGGTGATCGGTGGATCATTCGCCACCTCCGAGATGCTGAAGAAGGCGGTACTGGATCGCCCGTCGTTGGATACGACCTACCCCTTCAACAGCTACCCGTCCGGACATGCCACCGTGGCGGTGGCTGTCGCAGTGGGGCTGATTCTGGTGGCGCCTCAGCTTTGGCGGGGCACGGTGGCCCTGGTGGTCGGGGCGCCGGCCACGATGGTGGCCAATGGCACCTTGGCAATCGGCTGGCACCGACCCTCTGACGCCATAGGTGCGTCGCTGGTGGTGTTGGCCTGGAGTGCCGCCACTTTTGCTGTGCTCACGTTGCTTGGGGGCGCGTCGCGGGCGGGCCCGGGACGCGCCCGTCGGGTGTCGTTCGGTTTCTGGGTACTGGGCGCGGTGACGCTGATCGCCGCTCTGCCCGGCTTGTGGGAGCTGGGCGGACTGCTGAGGCGGCTCAGCAACCCGGAGCGTCTGGCCACCGGGGAGCTGAAGCACCTCTACAACACCGCCGACCTCCTGGTCCTCGCCTCGGTGACCGGCGTGATCGCACTGGTCCTGGTGATGCTGCACGGCGTGTCGTTGCACCGTGCCGGTGGGCCTCGACGCTCGGCCCCAGCGCGGTCAACCGCCCACGTGCGCTGGGCCGGCAGCAGAGCAAAACGAGAACGCGTTATCGTTCGTCCCCGCACCGTCGCCATCATCAGCCCATCGGGGGAGAACCATGCAGCTGGCCTACACCGCAGAGCAAGAGGCGCTTCGCTCCGAACTGCGGGGCTACTACGACCGCATCCTCACCGCCGAGGTTCGTGA
- a CDS encoding acyl-CoA dehydrogenase family protein codes for MDFSYDDSEQAIGDLALQVLTDGSDPAGLRELERPSDGSAPGPRFDRALWATLADTGILGACLPEDLPGGGGAALGLVAMGRICEARGATAAAVPLWETLALGALPLAHLGFGKVRDSWLDRVAAGDAVLTAAWHEDGGEPGVPTARMSENGGGVTVTGSKVAVPAGQIADAAVVPVTGSDGEVALVLVELNQQGVTRTPLRTTAASPDANLDFVGATGDVIAVGADALSWAWQRAVATQCAVVTGGVATAMAITAQYTKDRKQFEQPIAAFQAVAHRAADAFVDTEGVRLTAAQALWRLEANMPAAAEVAIAKYWAADAGQRVVHAAMHLHGGMGVDRDYPVHRYFLQMKEHELQLGGASRSLVALGRLIAAGEA; via the coding sequence ATGGACTTCTCCTACGACGACTCCGAGCAGGCGATCGGTGACCTGGCACTTCAGGTACTGACCGACGGCAGCGACCCTGCCGGGCTGCGGGAGCTGGAACGACCGTCCGACGGGTCGGCGCCCGGACCGCGTTTCGACCGTGCGCTCTGGGCCACGCTGGCGGACACCGGCATTCTCGGGGCCTGCCTGCCGGAGGATCTGCCCGGCGGCGGGGGAGCGGCGTTGGGGCTGGTGGCCATGGGGCGCATTTGTGAGGCCCGGGGGGCAACCGCGGCAGCCGTGCCGTTATGGGAGACGCTGGCGCTCGGAGCGCTGCCGCTGGCGCATTTGGGGTTCGGAAAGGTGCGCGACTCCTGGCTCGACCGAGTGGCCGCCGGCGACGCGGTCTTGACCGCCGCATGGCATGAGGACGGCGGCGAGCCCGGCGTCCCAACGGCCCGCATGTCCGAGAACGGCGGTGGGGTGACCGTCACGGGTTCCAAGGTGGCGGTGCCCGCCGGCCAGATCGCCGACGCGGCGGTCGTGCCGGTGACTGGCTCCGACGGCGAGGTTGCACTCGTCCTGGTTGAACTCAATCAGCAGGGGGTCACCCGTACGCCGTTGCGAACGACGGCGGCCAGCCCGGACGCCAACCTTGATTTTGTCGGGGCGACCGGTGACGTGATCGCCGTGGGCGCCGATGCCTTGAGCTGGGCCTGGCAACGGGCGGTTGCCACCCAATGCGCCGTCGTGACGGGCGGGGTGGCGACCGCCATGGCGATCACGGCGCAGTACACCAAAGATCGGAAGCAGTTCGAGCAGCCGATTGCCGCGTTCCAGGCGGTTGCCCACCGTGCGGCTGACGCGTTTGTCGATACCGAGGGCGTCCGCCTGACGGCGGCGCAGGCACTGTGGCGTCTGGAGGCCAACATGCCGGCTGCGGCCGAAGTGGCCATCGCCAAGTACTGGGCCGCCGATGCCGGGCAGCGGGTGGTGCATGCAGCAATGCACCTTCACGGCGGCATGGGCGTCGACCGCGACTACCCGGTGCACCGCTACTTCCTGCAAATGAAGGAGCACGAACTGCAACTCGGCGGCGCCAGCCGCAGCCTGGTTGCCCTCGGCAGGCTCATCGCCGCCGGGGAGGCCTGA
- a CDS encoding acyl-CoA dehydrogenase family protein yields MQLAYTAEQEALRSELRGYYDRILTAEVREALHVEEGVGKVHREVIGQMARDGWMGIGWPTEYGGQGRSQIEQFIFYDESMRSGAPVPMLTINTVGPTIMKNGTDEQKRRFLPRILAGEILFCIGYSESEAGTDLASLTTKATRDGDEYVISGQKMWTSLASDADYCWLAVRTNPEAAKHKGISMIVVPMETEGITIEPLHLLSQHDINQVFYDDVRVRADNLVGGENNGWSLIVDQLNHERVTLCSSGLLEQAYTEVRDWALATRNADGRRVIDDEWVQMNLARVRSGLDYLRLINWKVAWTGTQGTLDVADASTIKVFGTEWYLESFRLLTEILGPRGYVARGSAGDLLAGRLEMNYRSLLILTFGGGTNEIQRDLIAMFGLGMPRPLRA; encoded by the coding sequence ATGCAGCTGGCCTACACCGCAGAGCAAGAGGCGCTTCGCTCCGAACTGCGGGGCTACTACGACCGCATCCTCACCGCCGAGGTTCGTGAGGCGCTTCACGTTGAGGAGGGAGTGGGCAAGGTGCATCGGGAGGTCATCGGTCAGATGGCCCGAGACGGTTGGATGGGCATTGGCTGGCCCACCGAGTACGGCGGCCAGGGCCGCAGCCAGATCGAGCAGTTCATCTTCTACGACGAGTCGATGCGGTCCGGCGCTCCGGTGCCGATGCTCACGATCAACACGGTGGGTCCCACCATCATGAAGAACGGCACCGACGAGCAAAAGCGGCGTTTCCTGCCCCGGATCCTTGCCGGGGAGATCCTGTTTTGTATCGGCTACAGCGAGTCCGAGGCCGGCACCGACCTGGCCTCGTTGACCACCAAGGCCACCAGGGATGGCGACGAGTACGTCATCTCCGGTCAGAAGATGTGGACTTCGCTGGCTTCCGACGCCGACTACTGCTGGTTGGCTGTGCGCACCAATCCGGAGGCTGCCAAACACAAGGGCATTTCGATGATCGTGGTGCCGATGGAGACCGAGGGCATCACCATCGAACCGCTGCACCTGCTGAGTCAGCACGACATCAATCAGGTGTTCTACGACGACGTGCGGGTGCGGGCCGACAACCTGGTGGGCGGCGAGAACAACGGTTGGTCGCTGATCGTCGACCAGCTGAATCACGAGCGCGTCACGCTGTGCTCGTCAGGTTTACTCGAACAGGCATACACCGAGGTGCGCGACTGGGCCTTGGCCACCCGCAACGCCGACGGCCGTCGGGTGATTGACGATGAGTGGGTGCAGATGAACCTGGCCCGCGTGCGCTCGGGGCTCGATTACCTGCGCCTGATCAACTGGAAGGTTGCCTGGACCGGAACCCAGGGCACGCTGGATGTGGCGGATGCGTCCACGATCAAGGTGTTTGGAACCGAGTGGTACCTGGAGTCGTTCCGGCTGCTTACGGAGATCCTCGGACCTCGCGGGTACGTGGCCCGCGGCTCGGCCGGCGATCTGTTGGCCGGGCGCCTCGAAATGAACTATCGCTCGCTGCTGATCCTCACCTTCGGGGGCGGAACCAACGAGATTCAACGAGACCTGATCGCCATGTTCGGCCTGGGGATGCCCCGGCCGTTGCGGGCGTAG